From Struthio camelus isolate bStrCam1 chromosome 29, bStrCam1.hap1, whole genome shotgun sequence, a single genomic window includes:
- the MRPL52 gene encoding large ribosomal subunit protein mL52 has protein sequence MAARRMLRLAEIQARTQSAPPRPHLRMGQWRVEQGLAPSTGGYGPLRDLPDWSFVDGRPAPLWKGQIRRRQENEAFARRAVQLSRALEAAARPDPPPPPAAPRLRPKGSPAPPSQDQ, from the exons atggcggcgCGCAGGATGCTGCGGCTCG CGGAGATCCAGGCCCGGACGCAgagcgccccgccccgcccccacctgCGCATGGGGCAATGGAGAGTGGA GCAGGGCTTGGCCCCCAGCACCGGCGGTTACGGACCCCTGCGCGACCTGCCCGACTGGTCCTTCGTGG atggccgcccggccccgctgtgGAAGGGACAGATTCGGCGGCGGCAGGAGAACGAGGCCTTCGCG cggcgggcggtgCAGCTGAGCCGGGCCCTggaggcggcagcgcggccggaccccccgccgccccccgccgccccccgcctgcGCCCCAAGGGCTCCCCAGCGCCGCCCAGTCAGGACCAGTAA
- the OXA1L gene encoding mitochondrial inner membrane protein OXA1L isoform X2, with protein sequence MMAAAAAPRLRPLLRALRLQTPRGPLLPHRPLLGLGPAPRALSTAGPQAVGQAAVGPDAVGPAAVGQEVRLEELGLGACSPVGLVQNLLQFLHLDLGLPWWGAIALGTVGARAALLPLLLGAQRQAARLAPHLPHLQRLAHRLQHARRHGDPRAVTLAYTELAAYQKAHDVNPLRGFLVPLVQMAAAPVPGLRAGGLAWFPDLAAPDPFYVLPLLVTASTWLVLEVGAEAGLSGAGAGAARRLLRLLPLLVLPFILHFPTAIFTYWLTSNAFSLVHTGLLRVPAVRAWLRVPPPPPPAPPQPSPGLLQSLRKGWREAQAAQRRDEREWRVRNHLALAAKGPLRQTFAHNPLEQPGGRAPAPPPPPKRPWKDTLG encoded by the exons atgatggcggcggcggcggcaccgcggctCCGGCCGCTGCTCCGGGCCCTGCGGCTACAG ACGCCGCgggggcccctcctgccccaccggcccctcctggggctgggccccgcgccccgggcccTGAGCACCGCCGGCCCCCAG gccgtggggcaggccgccgtggggccggacgccgtggggccggccgccgtggggcaggaggtgcggctggaggagctgggcctGGGCgcctgcagccccgtggggctggtGCAGAACCTGCTGCAGTTCCTGCACCTCGACCTGGGCCTGCCCTGGTGGGGGGCCATCGCCCTCG gcacggtgggggcgcgggcggccctgctgccgctgctgctgggggCCCAGCGCCAGGCCGCCCGCCtggccccccacctgccccaccTCCAGCGCCTGGCCCACCGCCTCCAGCACGCCCGTCGCCACGGCGACCCCCGCGCAg tGACGCTGGCCTACACGGAGCTGGCGGCCTATCAGAAGGCGCATGACGTCAACCCGCTGCGGGGCTTCCTGGTGCCCCTGGTGCAG ATGGCGGCGGCCCCCGtgccggggctgcgggccgggggtCTCGCCTGGTTCCCGGACCTGGCCGCCCCCGACCCCTTCTACGTCCTGCCCCTGCTCGTCACCGCCTCCACCTGGCTCGTCCTCGAG GTgggggccgaggccgggctgtcgggggccggggccggggccgcgcggcgcctcctccgcctcctgccgCTCCTCGTCCTGCCCTTCATCCTCCACTTCCCcacg gccatcTTCACCTACTGGCTGACGTCGAACGCCTTCAGCCTGGTGCACACGGGGCTGCTGCGGGTGCCGGCCGTGCGAGCCTGGCTGCgcgtgccccccccgcccccccccgcccccccgcagccctcccccggcctcctgcagAGCCTGCGCAAAG GCTGGCGGGAGGCGCAGGCGGCGCAGCGGCGGGACGAGCGCGAGTGGCGCGTGCGCAACCACCTGGCCCTGGCCGCCAAGG ggCCGCTGCGCCAGACCTTCGCCCACAACCCGCTGGAgcagccggggggccgggcgcccgcccccccgccgccccccaagcGCCCCTGGAAGGACACGCTGGGCTGA
- the OXA1L gene encoding mitochondrial inner membrane protein OXA1L isoform X4 — MMAAAAAPRLRPLLRALRLQTPRGPLLPHRPLLGLGPAPRALSTAGPQAVGQAAVGPDAVGPAAVGQEVRLEELGLGACSPVGLVQNLLQFLHLDLGLPWWGAIALVTLAYTELAAYQKAHDVNPLRGFLVPLVQTPLFLSFFVALRQMAAAPVPGLRAGGLAWFPDLAAPDPFYVLPLLVTASTWLVLEVGAEAGLSGAGAGAARRLLRLLPLLVLPFILHFPTAIFTYWLTSNAFSLVHTGLLRVPAVRAWLRVPPPPPPAPPQPSPGLLQSLRKGWREAQAAQRRDEREWRVRNHLALAAKGPLRQTFAHNPLEQPGGRAPAPPPPPKRPWKDTLG, encoded by the exons atgatggcggcggcggcggcaccgcggctCCGGCCGCTGCTCCGGGCCCTGCGGCTACAG ACGCCGCgggggcccctcctgccccaccggcccctcctggggctgggccccgcgccccgggcccTGAGCACCGCCGGCCCCCAG gccgtggggcaggccgccgtggggccggacgccgtggggccggccgccgtggggcaggaggtgcggctggaggagctgggcctGGGCgcctgcagccccgtggggctggtGCAGAACCTGCTGCAGTTCCTGCACCTCGACCTGGGCCTGCCCTGGTGGGGGGCCATCGCCCTCG tGACGCTGGCCTACACGGAGCTGGCGGCCTATCAGAAGGCGCATGACGTCAACCCGCTGCGGGGCTTCCTGGTGCCCCTGGTGCAG accccgctcttcctctccttcttcgTGGCGCTGCGGCAGATGGCGGCGGCCCCCGtgccggggctgcgggccgggggtCTCGCCTGGTTCCCGGACCTGGCCGCCCCCGACCCCTTCTACGTCCTGCCCCTGCTCGTCACCGCCTCCACCTGGCTCGTCCTCGAG GTgggggccgaggccgggctgtcgggggccggggccggggccgcgcggcgcctcctccgcctcctgccgCTCCTCGTCCTGCCCTTCATCCTCCACTTCCCcacg gccatcTTCACCTACTGGCTGACGTCGAACGCCTTCAGCCTGGTGCACACGGGGCTGCTGCGGGTGCCGGCCGTGCGAGCCTGGCTGCgcgtgccccccccgcccccccccgcccccccgcagccctcccccggcctcctgcagAGCCTGCGCAAAG GCTGGCGGGAGGCGCAGGCGGCGCAGCGGCGGGACGAGCGCGAGTGGCGCGTGCGCAACCACCTGGCCCTGGCCGCCAAGG ggCCGCTGCGCCAGACCTTCGCCCACAACCCGCTGGAgcagccggggggccgggcgcccgcccccccgccgccccccaagcGCCCCTGGAAGGACACGCTGGGCTGA
- the OXA1L gene encoding mitochondrial inner membrane protein OXA1L isoform X1: MMAAAAAPRLRPLLRALRLQTPRGPLLPHRPLLGLGPAPRALSTAGPQAVGQAAVGPDAVGPAAVGQEVRLEELGLGACSPVGLVQNLLQFLHLDLGLPWWGAIALGTVGARAALLPLLLGAQRQAARLAPHLPHLQRLAHRLQHARRHGDPRAVTLAYTELAAYQKAHDVNPLRGFLVPLVQTPLFLSFFVALRQMAAAPVPGLRAGGLAWFPDLAAPDPFYVLPLLVTASTWLVLEVGAEAGLSGAGAGAARRLLRLLPLLVLPFILHFPTAIFTYWLTSNAFSLVHTGLLRVPAVRAWLRVPPPPPPAPPQPSPGLLQSLRKGWREAQAAQRRDEREWRVRNHLALAAKGPLRQTFAHNPLEQPGGRAPAPPPPPKRPWKDTLG; encoded by the exons atgatggcggcggcggcggcaccgcggctCCGGCCGCTGCTCCGGGCCCTGCGGCTACAG ACGCCGCgggggcccctcctgccccaccggcccctcctggggctgggccccgcgccccgggcccTGAGCACCGCCGGCCCCCAG gccgtggggcaggccgccgtggggccggacgccgtggggccggccgccgtggggcaggaggtgcggctggaggagctgggcctGGGCgcctgcagccccgtggggctggtGCAGAACCTGCTGCAGTTCCTGCACCTCGACCTGGGCCTGCCCTGGTGGGGGGCCATCGCCCTCG gcacggtgggggcgcgggcggccctgctgccgctgctgctgggggCCCAGCGCCAGGCCGCCCGCCtggccccccacctgccccaccTCCAGCGCCTGGCCCACCGCCTCCAGCACGCCCGTCGCCACGGCGACCCCCGCGCAg tGACGCTGGCCTACACGGAGCTGGCGGCCTATCAGAAGGCGCATGACGTCAACCCGCTGCGGGGCTTCCTGGTGCCCCTGGTGCAG accccgctcttcctctccttcttcgTGGCGCTGCGGCAGATGGCGGCGGCCCCCGtgccggggctgcgggccgggggtCTCGCCTGGTTCCCGGACCTGGCCGCCCCCGACCCCTTCTACGTCCTGCCCCTGCTCGTCACCGCCTCCACCTGGCTCGTCCTCGAG GTgggggccgaggccgggctgtcgggggccggggccggggccgcgcggcgcctcctccgcctcctgccgCTCCTCGTCCTGCCCTTCATCCTCCACTTCCCcacg gccatcTTCACCTACTGGCTGACGTCGAACGCCTTCAGCCTGGTGCACACGGGGCTGCTGCGGGTGCCGGCCGTGCGAGCCTGGCTGCgcgtgccccccccgcccccccccgcccccccgcagccctcccccggcctcctgcagAGCCTGCGCAAAG GCTGGCGGGAGGCGCAGGCGGCGCAGCGGCGGGACGAGCGCGAGTGGCGCGTGCGCAACCACCTGGCCCTGGCCGCCAAGG ggCCGCTGCGCCAGACCTTCGCCCACAACCCGCTGGAgcagccggggggccgggcgcccgcccccccgccgccccccaagcGCCCCTGGAAGGACACGCTGGGCTGA
- the OXA1L gene encoding mitochondrial inner membrane protein OXA1L isoform X3 encodes MMAAAAAPRLRPLLRALRLQTPRGPLLPHRPLLGLGPAPRALSTAGPQAVGQAAVGPDAVGPAAVGQEVRLEELGLGACSPVGLVQNLLQFLHLDLGLPWWGAIALGTVGARAALLPLLLGAQRQAARLAPHLPHLQRLAHRLQHARRHGDPRAVTLAYTELAAYQKAHDVNPLRGFLVPLVQTPLFLSFFVALRQMAAAPVPGLRAGGLAWFPDLAAPDPFYVLPLLVTASTWLVLEVGAEAGLSGAGAGAARRLLRLLPLLVLPFILHFPTAIFTYWLTSNAFSLVHTGLLRVPAVRAWLRVPPPPPPAPPQPSPGLLQSLRKGPLRQTFAHNPLEQPGGRAPAPPPPPKRPWKDTLG; translated from the exons atgatggcggcggcggcggcaccgcggctCCGGCCGCTGCTCCGGGCCCTGCGGCTACAG ACGCCGCgggggcccctcctgccccaccggcccctcctggggctgggccccgcgccccgggcccTGAGCACCGCCGGCCCCCAG gccgtggggcaggccgccgtggggccggacgccgtggggccggccgccgtggggcaggaggtgcggctggaggagctgggcctGGGCgcctgcagccccgtggggctggtGCAGAACCTGCTGCAGTTCCTGCACCTCGACCTGGGCCTGCCCTGGTGGGGGGCCATCGCCCTCG gcacggtgggggcgcgggcggccctgctgccgctgctgctgggggCCCAGCGCCAGGCCGCCCGCCtggccccccacctgccccaccTCCAGCGCCTGGCCCACCGCCTCCAGCACGCCCGTCGCCACGGCGACCCCCGCGCAg tGACGCTGGCCTACACGGAGCTGGCGGCCTATCAGAAGGCGCATGACGTCAACCCGCTGCGGGGCTTCCTGGTGCCCCTGGTGCAG accccgctcttcctctccttcttcgTGGCGCTGCGGCAGATGGCGGCGGCCCCCGtgccggggctgcgggccgggggtCTCGCCTGGTTCCCGGACCTGGCCGCCCCCGACCCCTTCTACGTCCTGCCCCTGCTCGTCACCGCCTCCACCTGGCTCGTCCTCGAG GTgggggccgaggccgggctgtcgggggccggggccggggccgcgcggcgcctcctccgcctcctgccgCTCCTCGTCCTGCCCTTCATCCTCCACTTCCCcacg gccatcTTCACCTACTGGCTGACGTCGAACGCCTTCAGCCTGGTGCACACGGGGCTGCTGCGGGTGCCGGCCGTGCGAGCCTGGCTGCgcgtgccccccccgcccccccccgcccccccgcagccctcccccggcctcctgcagAGCCTGCGCAAAG ggCCGCTGCGCCAGACCTTCGCCCACAACCCGCTGGAgcagccggggggccgggcgcccgcccccccgccgccccccaagcGCCCCTGGAAGGACACGCTGGGCTGA